A stretch of Lathyrus oleraceus cultivar Zhongwan6 chromosome 6, CAAS_Psat_ZW6_1.0, whole genome shotgun sequence DNA encodes these proteins:
- the LOC127096493 gene encoding secreted RxLR effector protein 161-like — MSDLGKMRYFLGIEVQQLENGIFISQKKYAWDVLKRFQMEECNAVLNPIVPGFKISKDENRVMVESTFYKQLVGSLIYLTSTRPDLMYAVSLISRYMSQPTELHLNAAKRVLRYVKGTTSFGILYQKGASSMLTAYSDSDYAGCLEDRKSTSGYAFMISSGAVAWSSRKQPIVTLSMTEAEYVAAAACACQAMWMKMVLKRLGCDNNECTTIFL; from the coding sequence ATGTCGGATTTAGGAAAGATGAGGTATTTCCTTGGTATTGAGGTGCAACAATTGGAAAATGGAATCTTCATTAGCCAAAAGAAGTATGCATGGGATGTACTTAAAAGATTTCAAATGGAAGAATGCAATGCTGTTTTAAATCCTATAGTTCCTGGTTTCAAAATTTCGAAAGATGAGAATAGAGTTATGGTTGAGAGCACTTTCTACAAACAACTAGTTGGGAGCTTGATTTACTTAACATCAACTCGTCCAGATTTGATGTATGCAGTGAGCTTAATTAGTAGGTACATGTCTCAACCTACAGAACTTCATCTTAATGCTGCAAAAAGGGTGCTAAGGTACGTGAAGGGAACTACCAGCTTTGGCATTTTATATCAGAAAGGAGCAAGTAGCATGTTGACTGCCTACAGCGACAGTGATTACGCAGGATGTTTGGAGGATAGAAAGAGCACTTCAGGATATGCTTTCATGATCAGTTCAGGAGCAGTAGCTTGGTCTTCTAGAAAGCAACCAATTGTGACACTGTCAATGACGGAGGCTGAATACGTAGCAGCGGCGGCATGTGCTTGTCAAGCGATGTGGATGAAGATGGTTCTTAAAAGGCTTGGTTGTGATAATAATGAGTGCACAACCATTTTTTTGTGA